The following proteins come from a genomic window of Pieris napi chromosome 15, ilPieNapi1.2, whole genome shotgun sequence:
- the LOC125056665 gene encoding proteasome subunit alpha type-1 isoform X2 has product MFRNQYDSDVTVWSPQGRLHQVEYAMEAVKLGSATVALKNKQFAVLIALKRAVSELSAYQKKIIPIDDHIGICMSGLTADARMLSRYMRTECLNYRYAHDAPMPVGRLIGMVGNKMQICTQRYDKRPLGVGLLVAGYDDQGPHIYQTCPSANYFDCRAMAIGARSQSARTYLEKHLTSFHDCDLQDLVAHGLRALRDTLPNEVDLNTKNVSIAIVGPKTVLRVADEAELSRFLALVEGEERRGGTATGDAAPSGEESQAQAMDTQ; this is encoded by the exons ATG TTTCGCAACCAATATGACAGTGACGTCACAGTGTGGAGCCCACAGGGTCGTCTTCATCAAGTGGAGTATGCTATGGAGGCAGTTAAACTGGGTTCAGCAACAGTTGCACTGAAAAATAAGCAGTTTGCTGTATTAATAGCTCTCAAAAGAGCAGTGAGTGAGCTATCAgcttatcaaaaaaaaattattcccATTGATGATCATATTGGTATCTGTATGTCTGGCCTTACTGCAGATGCAAGAATGTTAAG CCGTTACATGCGCACAGAGTGTCTTAATTATCGTTATGCACATGATGCACCAATGCCAGTTGGCAGACTTATTGGTATGGTTGGTAACAAGATGCAAATATGCACTCAGCGATATGATAAAAGACCATTAGGAGTTGGGCTCCTTGTAGCTGGATATGAT GACCAAGGGCCGCATATATACCAGACATGCCCATCGGCAAACTACTTTGACTGCCGTGCAATGGCTATTGGAGCTAGATCTCAGTCGGCAAGGACATATCTTGAGAAGCACCTCACTTCATTCCATGATTGTGATCTGCAGGACTTGGTTGCTCATGGTCTTAGGGCCTTGAGGGACACACTGCCCAACGAAGTTGATTTAAATACTAAG AATGTATCGATCGCTATTGTCGGGCCTAAAACAGTTCTTCGAGTGGCTGATGAAGCGGAGTTGAGTCGTTTCCTGGCTCTGGTCGAAGGAGAAGAGAGGCGTGGAGGGACAGCAACTGGAGATGCTGCACCTTCGGGGGAAGAATCCCAGGCACAA
- the LOC125056665 gene encoding proteasome subunit alpha type-1 isoform X1, whose translation MFRNQYDSDVTVWSPQGRLHQVEYAMEAVKLGSATVALKNKQFAVLIALKRAVSELSAYQKKIIPIDDHIGICMSGLTADARMLSRYMRTECLNYRYAHDAPMPVGRLIGMVGNKMQICTQRYDKRPLGVGLLVAGYDDQGPHIYQTCPSANYFDCRAMAIGARSQSARTYLEKHLTSFHDCDLQDLVAHGLRALRDTLPNEVDLNTKNVSIAIVGPKTVLRVADEAELSRFLALVEGEERRGGTATGDAAPSGEESQAQQAMDTQ comes from the exons ATG TTTCGCAACCAATATGACAGTGACGTCACAGTGTGGAGCCCACAGGGTCGTCTTCATCAAGTGGAGTATGCTATGGAGGCAGTTAAACTGGGTTCAGCAACAGTTGCACTGAAAAATAAGCAGTTTGCTGTATTAATAGCTCTCAAAAGAGCAGTGAGTGAGCTATCAgcttatcaaaaaaaaattattcccATTGATGATCATATTGGTATCTGTATGTCTGGCCTTACTGCAGATGCAAGAATGTTAAG CCGTTACATGCGCACAGAGTGTCTTAATTATCGTTATGCACATGATGCACCAATGCCAGTTGGCAGACTTATTGGTATGGTTGGTAACAAGATGCAAATATGCACTCAGCGATATGATAAAAGACCATTAGGAGTTGGGCTCCTTGTAGCTGGATATGAT GACCAAGGGCCGCATATATACCAGACATGCCCATCGGCAAACTACTTTGACTGCCGTGCAATGGCTATTGGAGCTAGATCTCAGTCGGCAAGGACATATCTTGAGAAGCACCTCACTTCATTCCATGATTGTGATCTGCAGGACTTGGTTGCTCATGGTCTTAGGGCCTTGAGGGACACACTGCCCAACGAAGTTGATTTAAATACTAAG AATGTATCGATCGCTATTGTCGGGCCTAAAACAGTTCTTCGAGTGGCTGATGAAGCGGAGTTGAGTCGTTTCCTGGCTCTGGTCGAAGGAGAAGAGAGGCGTGGAGGGACAGCAACTGGAGATGCTGCACCTTCGGGGGAAGAATCCCAGGCACAA